A region of the bacterium genome:
CCCAGAATAGAGTTGGTCGCTTCGTTGTCGCGAAAGACGCAATTTTCAATCACGCACGATTGACCGCGAATGTACAGATAGGAGGTTGTTCTTCTTCTAATCTGTTCGAACACGCAGCCGCGCAGAGTGACGTTGTGTGCGTTTACAAAGTAGATCGTATTCCCAAGTCCGTTATCGGAAACCGTGCAATCTTCAAGCAGAGTTTCGCTCCCCGCCTCAATCAATGCCCAGCCGCCGCCTCTTCCGCGAATGATACAGTTTCGCGCAATCAGCTCAGCCTGATCCAAATCAATGCAAGCGTATACGCCATCTATGAAACGGCAGTTTTCCAAAATCGTCTTGACACCTGACTTGACGCCGATGTAGACTGAATCAAAAACACAGTTTCGAACTACCAATCCAACTGTAAAATTCTCCAACCCTCCTGTCATCCCCTGTTGCAGGCGAGGAAACATTTGCGGACCATTGCGAAACGAGATGTTCTCAATGACCGTGCCGATTTGATTGGACACGACTGCAAGGCATCTTGCCGAGCGTGAATTGGGAAGAGTTGAAGGATCAATAATTGGAAGAGCAACGTCACCGGAATCCTGTCCTACTTCACCCATCAGCACAAAGGGCCGTGACGGCCCGGTGAGGGCTTCCGCATAGACGCCGAGGCTCACCAACACCGTATCGTTCGCGTTTGTCGCGTCAAGTGCAGCTTGAATCGTCGCAAATTCGGACGGTACCCGCAGGACCGCCCCGTGGCAGACGGTTGCAAAGAAAAAAATCAAAAGCCGTTTCATAACGGGCTACGGGTTGCAGGCAGGCATCGTATTGCAATCGTTCCAGTTGATGTACGCATATCCGCGAGCAGTGCACAGACAATTCTCGCAATACTCGTCCTCCGCTCCGCATGCGCGCAAACAGGTTAGAAGCGTGTACGTGTGACCAACGACGAGCGCGTAGGCGGTTGGGTCGATTTGCACACAATCATCGGACTGGCAGGATGTGTGCGTGCTCCCAATCAGCGTGCCATCATCGTAGAGCTGCACGCATGCGAAACAGAATTTGCAATTCTCCGTGCCATTTGCGCAGGTTAGTACCGCTCGCAAATGGTAGTTCGCCGAACACGATGCCGTAAAATTCACCGCGTTGCAATCCAGAGTTGTTGTCCCGTCGCATGTCCCCTCTTGAAACGAACAACTTCCGTCAGCGACGCATACACATTGTATGCAGCTTTCCGGTGATTCGCCTTGTGCCCAAAGAAGCGCGGGAAGGGCGAGCAGGGCAATGAATAATCTACGCATGCCAGACTCCTTGATGCTTCGGATTCCATCGGAGAACCGCTACGGCGCGCCTGCCGTCCCCACATCCCCGCTCAACGAAGAGAAGTTCTCTCTTCAAAGTTAACTCCAAATTCCTCGATTGTCAATGACTCCACTCCAACCCTCAGAAAGACCCCACTATGTTCTCCTTCCTTCGCAAGAAAACACAAGACCTTCCCGCGCGCGTCAGCACGCAGCGCGCCACCAACACACAACCCGTCGTGATTGCCAACGACGCGATTGCTCCGCCGCGCAGCGTGACGGGCAATCTGTTCAGCGCGACGCTCGACGGCAACGAATTCATCTGGACCGGCACCAATCGCAGCGAGTTTTATCGCTACCTGCGCGACCACGTGCCTATCATCTCCTCCGCCGTCTGGGCGTGGGTGCATCTGTGCGCGACGCCGCAGAGCTACTCTCTGTCCGGCAGCGAGCGCGAGAAGCGTCGAGCCGACGCAATTCTCTCCGCACTTGACAAACGCCTTCTCGAAAACCCGCTCGTCCGGCGGGACGGCATGGCACACCTGACGGAGCAGTTTTTTCTCGAACTGTTCACCACCGGAAGATTCTGCGGTGAACTGATTCCATTGCCCGACGGCAAGGGGATAGACTACTTTCACACGATTGACGCCGACCTGATTCAATGGGAACGCGACGGGCGATGGAAGGCATATCTCGAAGATGAAACGGGCCGGCGCACGTATCTGAATCCGCAGCGC
Encoded here:
- a CDS encoding T9SS type A sorting domain-containing protein is translated as MKRLLIFFFATVCHGAVLRVPSEFATIQAALDATNANDTVLVSLGVYAEALTGPSRPFVLMGEVGQDSGDVALPIIDPSTLPNSRSARCLAVVSNQIGTVIENISFRNGPQMFPRLQQGMTGGLENFTVGLVVRNCVFDSVYIGVKSGVKTILENCRFIDGVYACIDLDQAELIARNCIIRGRGGGWALIEAGSETLLEDCTVSDNGLGNTIYFVNAHNVTLRGCVFEQIRRRTTSYLYIRGQSCVIENCVFRDNEATNSILGLECPCDSPAVIRGCTFESNYTPEDWNFFQGKCVAYIYSEGGSPDCPGVLLEHNTFRDGQIENGILAVQMQGPSLFSNNRVTEMIGRTRSVIEVHESAGIFRDNLFYGNQRVLDGYGIGWADAILNWWGDLTGPFHPVNNPLGRGDEVGGNVTFVPWHTDTLFLSDAVELRIETPTEYVLNVYPNPFNNTTNISFDVLREMTGRLVVYDALGRAVQTLFDGKLSAGTHLKQFDGGGLSSGVYFVKLESSERNAVQKAVLLK